The Dehalococcoidales bacterium genome contains a region encoding:
- a CDS encoding amidohydrolase family protein yields the protein MSKVIDLELNLPPTVEQTVDRLMEYVLHRDEKGLANYGNIFGEARARALEFTPEELELMRRELSPQELESRLRERAEKAVVPLPQFIEKLDEAGIEWGVIDADSHEKTAEIVSQYPERFIGVAVVDPREGMKAVRELERAVKELGLKCFYATPFRFGVPTNDKKFYPLYAKAAELDIPVFVYTTMTYRTDFPMDIGHPRYLDEVAMDFPELRIIAGLGGWPWVPEMVGVARRHRNVYISTAGHRPKYFATPGSGWEMLMQFGNTLLQDQVVFASSWWTYDMPIGQVVEEMKALPLKDSVKEKWLYENARRLFRVD from the coding sequence ATGTCAAAGGTTATCGACCTGGAACTGAATCTACCCCCTACGGTGGAGCAGACGGTAGACAGGCTGATGGAGTATGTGCTCCACCGGGATGAGAAAGGCCTGGCCAACTACGGTAATATCTTCGGAGAAGCCCGCGCCCGTGCCCTGGAGTTCACCCCGGAGGAACTGGAACTGATGCGGCGTGAGCTTTCACCGCAGGAGCTGGAAAGCAGGCTACGGGAAAGGGCAGAGAAGGCGGTGGTACCCCTGCCGCAGTTTATCGAGAAGCTCGACGAGGCCGGGATTGAGTGGGGCGTAATCGACGCCGACAGCCACGAAAAGACCGCTGAGATTGTATCGCAGTATCCGGAGAGATTTATCGGTGTGGCCGTGGTTGACCCTCGCGAGGGCATGAAAGCGGTCCGGGAGCTGGAGAGAGCGGTGAAAGAGCTTGGCCTTAAGTGCTTCTACGCTACTCCGTTCCGGTTCGGGGTCCCGACCAACGACAAGAAGTTCTACCCGCTGTATGCCAAGGCTGCTGAGCTGGATATCCCCGTTTTCGTCTACACCACGATGACCTACCGTACCGACTTTCCCATGGACATCGGCCATCCTCGCTACCTGGACGAAGTGGCCATGGACTTCCCCGAATTGAGGATAATTGCCGGACTGGGCGGTTGGCCCTGGGTGCCGGAGATGGTCGGGGTAGCGCGACGGCACCGGAACGTCTACATCAGCACCGCCGGCCATAGGCCGAAGTACTTCGCCACCCCCGGCTCGGGGTGGGAGATGCTGATGCAGTTCGGCAATACATTACTGCAGGACCAGGTGGTCTTTGCCTCAAGCTGGTGGACCTATGATATGCCGATAGGCCAGGTCGTGGAGGAGATGAAGGCCCTTCCCCTGAAAGACAGTGTCAAGGAGAAGTGGCTCTACGAAAACGCACGCCGGCTGTTTCGGGTGGATTGA
- a CDS encoding CoA-binding protein: MTWNPEMEAVFRPRVVAMVGVSAQATRSSGRGFGGGNFINSFEQLGFTGRIHPVNPKATEIMGRKAYPRVSDIPEPVDLVVVSVPAQALPDVLEDCIIANAKNIHVFTAGFEETGLPERIELGHRVREIAVRGDLRIIGPNCMGLYVPASGVGTFDGLPKESGPVAFVTQSGGHSNWFTHNGPNYGVYFSKSISFGNAYVLDSTDYLEYLADDPETRIICMYLEGVKDGRKLLRQVKEINRTKPVILWKAGLTQAGSRAVASHTASLAGEEAIWRGFFAQTGAVAVSSLEEMAEAAMTFQYVKPPAGNRVAVMVLGGGTSVAAADICSREGLEVLPLTDETQAELRKFIPPAGSSIRNPLDTGLVFRDIELLRREVSLVAADPNVDMLILRPHMDMINSAGSEQVDKVVDYLSDFCKGNEYGKTAVLVFHSFANESWERELRGKLERELPKKSVPVYTSLEAASRALARLYRYHRVQRELSAATP, encoded by the coding sequence ATGACTTGGAACCCGGAGATGGAAGCAGTATTTCGGCCCAGGGTAGTGGCGATGGTAGGGGTTTCAGCACAGGCTACACGTAGCAGCGGACGTGGTTTTGGAGGTGGAAATTTCATTAACAGCTTTGAGCAGCTGGGTTTCACCGGTCGTATCCACCCGGTCAATCCCAAGGCCACTGAAATAATGGGACGTAAAGCCTATCCCAGGGTATCCGACATTCCCGAACCGGTGGACCTGGTGGTTGTCTCGGTACCGGCTCAAGCTCTACCGGATGTGCTGGAGGACTGCATTATAGCGAACGCTAAGAACATCCACGTCTTTACGGCCGGTTTTGAGGAGACGGGCCTGCCGGAGAGAATAGAACTGGGGCACCGGGTGCGCGAGATTGCCGTGCGTGGTGACCTGCGCATCATCGGACCCAACTGCATGGGGCTATATGTACCTGCATCCGGTGTCGGGACGTTTGATGGTCTGCCAAAGGAGAGCGGGCCGGTAGCCTTTGTCACCCAGAGCGGTGGGCACAGCAACTGGTTCACTCACAACGGCCCCAACTACGGGGTCTACTTCAGCAAATCGATAAGCTTCGGAAATGCCTATGTTCTGGACAGCACGGACTACCTGGAGTACCTGGCGGATGACCCGGAGACCCGCATTATCTGTATGTACCTGGAAGGGGTCAAGGACGGCCGGAAGCTGCTCAGACAGGTGAAAGAGATTAACAGGACGAAACCGGTTATCCTGTGGAAGGCGGGCCTGACTCAGGCGGGGTCAAGGGCTGTTGCCTCGCATACCGCTTCCCTGGCTGGCGAAGAGGCTATCTGGCGTGGCTTCTTTGCCCAGACCGGTGCTGTAGCAGTATCTTCACTGGAAGAGATGGCGGAAGCAGCGATGACGTTCCAGTATGTGAAGCCACCGGCGGGAAACCGGGTAGCCGTGATGGTCCTTGGTGGCGGTACCAGTGTGGCGGCCGCCGATATCTGCAGCAGGGAGGGGCTGGAAGTGCTCCCTTTGACTGATGAGACCCAGGCCGAGCTCAGGAAGTTCATTCCGCCTGCCGGTTCCAGTATCAGGAACCCACTCGATACCGGCCTGGTGTTTCGCGATATTGAGTTACTGCGACGGGAAGTGAGTCTTGTCGCTGCCGACCCCAATGTGGATATGCTGATTCTCCGACCGCACATGGATATGATAAACTCGGCGGGGTCGGAGCAGGTGGACAAAGTAGTCGATTACCTGTCCGACTTCTGTAAGGGCAACGAGTACGGGAAGACGGCGGTGCTGGTCTTTCACTCCTTTGCCAATGAGTCCTGGGAGAGGGAGCTTCGCGGTAAGCTGGAGAGGGAGCTTCCCAAGAAAAGTGTACCCGTATACACCTCGCTGGAGGCAGCCAGCCGTGCCCTGGCCAGGCTGTACCGGTACCACCGGGTGCAGAGGGAGCTTTCCGCAGCGACACCCTGA